In one Butyrivibrio proteoclasticus B316 genomic region, the following are encoded:
- a CDS encoding hybrid sensor histidine kinase/response regulator: MEESRQEKNRLHSMVVLIISALCLGAIIENITMGWEFWMPPLIGVGILAMWWMHIVQYNRTSYRENFYLIFSMVVTFYHGVHSSSFFDVVIVCSLLMGAAALLGRKTILRLVLIEFYAVMAVQLSLAIRYSYYQFNGLVVSRLILHLVAAYFIYLMLSKLVEQNQENRAEIDELCKEKANNDIDMEDFLVNISHELRTPLNVINGLTDLILRKEPKEKIIQIRNAGLRMAGQIEDIQDYSEIRQNNLTLENSRYMVTSIVHDILANYNAMHVKPHLEFIVDIDPTVPAALKGDIRKIHKIIAHLLDNAFKFTNEGGAYLRLSALKKEYGVNLIIEVTDTGIGMTEKDIESVQKGVYQANKTRTRSTGGIGLGLSIVYGVVRAMNGFVRIESQRGKGTTVRVSIYQEVIDPSPCLGISTDKFINIVFYDCGDKQRAPEIDEMYRNMGKNLAAGLRVNLYFASSLDDLKKLVSRGKITHIFMEYRDYARDKSYIRNLADGKITVTMICDNESQYVTGSNIVCTTKPFHALTIVQILNGNIEGAADVFTKEFKKPELSGIKALVVDDEQMNLVVARGLFGEYKMSVDTAESGKEAIEMYSRGDYDVVFMDHMMPGMDGIEAMKLLRGMAERDNRKLRVIALTANAVSGAKEMFIREGFDGFIAKPINIGEFERVMNRVMADKKGQL; encoded by the coding sequence TTGGAAGAGAGCAGACAGGAGAAAAACAGGCTCCATAGCATGGTTGTCCTTATAATTTCGGCTTTATGTCTGGGTGCAATTATTGAGAATATAACCATGGGGTGGGAATTCTGGATGCCACCTCTTATTGGCGTTGGAATTCTTGCAATGTGGTGGATGCACATTGTTCAGTACAACAGGACTTCTTATAGAGAGAATTTCTATCTGATTTTTTCCATGGTTGTTACCTTCTACCATGGCGTTCACAGTTCAAGCTTTTTTGATGTTGTAATTGTATGTTCACTATTAATGGGAGCGGCTGCACTCCTGGGCCGAAAGACTATTTTAAGACTTGTTCTCATAGAGTTTTACGCTGTGATGGCTGTGCAGCTTTCTCTTGCAATCAGATATTCGTATTATCAGTTTAATGGACTTGTTGTTTCAAGGCTTATCCTTCATCTTGTGGCTGCATATTTTATATATCTTATGCTCAGTAAGCTTGTTGAACAAAATCAGGAGAACCGGGCAGAAATAGATGAGCTATGTAAAGAAAAAGCAAACAATGATATAGACATGGAAGACTTTCTGGTTAACATTTCACATGAACTTAGAACACCGTTAAACGTAATAAACGGACTTACAGATCTTATCCTCAGGAAAGAACCCAAAGAAAAAATAATCCAGATCAGAAATGCAGGACTTAGAATGGCTGGACAGATTGAAGATATTCAGGATTACAGTGAAATCAGGCAGAACAATCTGACACTTGAAAACAGCAGATACATGGTGACTTCAATCGTTCATGATATTCTTGCAAATTATAATGCCATGCATGTTAAGCCACACCTGGAATTTATAGTTGATATTGACCCGACGGTACCTGCGGCATTAAAAGGTGATATAAGAAAGATACATAAGATAATTGCACATCTTCTTGACAATGCTTTTAAATTTACGAATGAGGGTGGTGCATACCTCAGACTGTCAGCTCTAAAGAAAGAATACGGAGTAAATCTGATCATAGAAGTAACTGATACCGGCATAGGAATGACGGAGAAAGATATTGAAAGCGTGCAAAAGGGTGTGTATCAGGCAAACAAGACAAGAACCAGAAGTACAGGAGGCATAGGTCTTGGCCTTTCTATCGTTTATGGTGTAGTAAGGGCAATGAATGGTTTTGTCAGAATAGAGAGCCAGCGCGGTAAGGGAACAACTGTCAGGGTGAGTATCTATCAGGAAGTAATAGATCCATCGCCTTGCCTTGGCATTAGTACTGATAAGTTTATCAACATAGTTTTCTATGATTGCGGAGACAAACAGAGAGCTCCGGAAATTGATGAAATGTACAGAAATATGGGCAAAAACCTCGCTGCAGGTCTTCGCGTAAACCTATATTTTGCCTCATCGCTTGATGATCTTAAAAAACTTGTATCCAGGGGGAAGATCACTCATATTTTCATGGAATACAGAGATTATGCCAGAGATAAGTCTTATATAAGAAATCTTGCTGATGGAAAGATAACAGTAACAATGATCTGCGATAATGAATCGCAATATGTTACAGGTTCAAATATTGTATGTACAACCAAGCCATTCCATGCACTTACTATTGTGCAAATACTAAATGGCAATATAGAGGGTGCGGCTGATGTATTTACCAAAGAATTCAAGAAGCCGGAACTTAGCGGTATAAAGGCTCTTGTTGTAGATGATGAGCAAATGAACCTTGTGGTTGCAAGAGGTTTATTTGGTGAATACAAGATGAGCGTAGATACGGCAGAAAGCGGAAAAGAAGCAATTGAAATGTATAGCAGGGGAGATTATGACGTTGTTTTCATGGATCATATGATGCCCGGAATGGATGGAATAGAGGCTATGAAGCTTCTTAGAGGTATGGCTGAACGTGATAACAGAAAGCTCAGGGTAATAGCTCTTACAGCCAATGCTGTCAGCGGAGCAAAAGAGATGTTTATCAGAGAAGGATTTGACGGCTTTATTGCAAAGCCGATAAATATAGGTGAATTTGAAAGAGTAATGAATCGTGTAATGGCTGATAAAAAAGGTCAGCTGTGA
- a CDS encoding DegV family protein, translating into MIRKLLTKAIERIKDPSRSLRERVFLVLTLLTDVVVVLALISNLIVGENIVENITLAIALVAVPVITIVAVRKNKLQMAVRMIVLGLAGIILPILFYFGGGLTGGGYLWIIFTYLYSGLVLSDKWRPLMLVVITIESGLMFFDAYIHPEKVIEHERQIFYIDALVSVVMVGIICCIMVWFVEWMFIEENKRAKEETRKFEELNKSQNRFFSSMSHEIRTPINSILGLNEIILRQEDASDEIKKDAGNIQGAGRMLLALVNDILDISKIEAGKMDIIPVNYSVSSLISEVVNMMWLRAEQKGLTLNVEIDPTLPQELFGDEVRIKQILVNLLNNAVKYTNEGTVTLHIEKEDIKEEKVRIIFSVSDTGMGIKEDSIPYLFDAFQRIDEEKNTKIEGTGLGLSIVKQLVELMDGEISVNSVYAQGSNFTVSLWQKVSNPAAVGNISITSYGSVRDEKKYEASFTAPDARILIVDDNEMNLEVEKKLLAGTQIRVDTADSGASALALTVATRYDIIFMDHLMPVMNGIECLQAIRKQPGGYNNHVPVIVLTANAGSENRALYSSSGFDGYLVKPVSGAQFEEMLLDHLPESKVVISRAADLSKSKLNTAKGYNKKVPLIITTNSMCDLPARTLKELQIDTIPFKVHVDGKEYYDGLEADTDEIVRYMKAGKEFTSEPPTVQEFEQFFAKELKKAHQLIYISLAPGISEEYERARQAAKAYGNVFVFNSGFNSSSMGMLALLAYNMSNQGMSPGNIINELSKYKDKVRCSFVASDPMVLLKRGIIGKRLCELMVSIGLRPFVVVKNDTFKVDKLLIGNKKKSYDRYINYAVPRRSDHDLDVAIVTYSDVSEDVLARIRERILANAPFKNIIFQKASAALSVSCGPGAFGIMYMEKTDHPYNLEKLLVFPEIEENKPLSKAGNAAYGIDLEDDKDLSADEKWYDRIEGIDSKVALENSGSEESFKSVLKIFLDSIDNKAGEITGFYNAEDYENYTIKVHALKSSARLIGAIGLSQKAEALEMAGKEGNIEYIRKHNDEAIDELLSYKDSLSALFEDEDKKTMEKTGGSDKSDKEEKESGSKPKAVDYNDFLIKSMYEALTEGIKQKNEGYISNLFKEMEDYDLGEHKDRFGRLRELFEVKDYDGMQKILQEVK; encoded by the coding sequence TTGATTCGAAAACTGCTGACAAAAGCAATTGAAAGAATAAAAGATCCATCAAGGTCTCTTAGAGAAAGAGTTTTTCTCGTGCTCACTCTTTTGACTGATGTAGTGGTGGTACTGGCGCTTATAAGCAATCTGATCGTAGGTGAAAATATAGTAGAAAACATCACGCTTGCGATTGCTTTAGTAGCTGTGCCGGTTATTACCATTGTTGCAGTCAGAAAAAACAAGCTTCAGATGGCAGTCAGAATGATTGTACTGGGACTTGCAGGGATAATTTTGCCTATTTTGTTCTACTTTGGCGGTGGCCTGACAGGTGGAGGATATCTTTGGATCATTTTCACCTACCTCTATTCTGGTCTTGTTCTTAGTGATAAATGGAGACCCCTTATGCTGGTAGTTATCACGATAGAATCAGGTCTTATGTTTTTTGATGCCTATATTCATCCTGAGAAGGTGATAGAGCACGAAAGGCAGATTTTTTATATTGATGCTCTTGTATCAGTAGTGATGGTGGGTATTATCTGCTGTATTATGGTCTGGTTTGTTGAATGGATGTTTATTGAAGAAAATAAGAGAGCCAAAGAAGAGACCAGAAAATTTGAAGAGCTAAATAAATCGCAGAATAGATTCTTTTCCAGCATGAGCCATGAAATCAGGACTCCTATAAATTCTATTCTGGGACTTAACGAGATAATACTTCGTCAGGAGGACGCCTCTGACGAGATCAAAAAAGATGCCGGCAATATTCAGGGAGCCGGAAGAATGCTCCTTGCTCTGGTAAATGACATTCTTGATATTTCTAAGATTGAAGCCGGCAAAATGGATATCATTCCTGTCAATTACAGTGTGTCATCTCTTATTTCTGAAGTAGTCAATATGATGTGGCTGAGGGCGGAACAAAAAGGGCTTACTCTTAATGTTGAGATTGATCCTACTTTGCCACAGGAATTATTTGGCGATGAAGTAAGGATCAAGCAGATCCTGGTCAATCTTTTGAACAACGCAGTCAAATACACCAATGAGGGAACAGTTACCCTTCACATAGAAAAAGAGGATATCAAAGAAGAAAAGGTGCGCATTATCTTTTCTGTTTCCGATACAGGAATGGGAATTAAAGAGGATTCGATTCCATATCTTTTTGATGCTTTTCAGAGAATTGATGAAGAAAAGAATACCAAAATCGAGGGTACAGGACTTGGTCTTTCTATAGTCAAACAGCTTGTTGAGCTGATGGACGGGGAGATTTCTGTTAATAGTGTCTATGCTCAGGGGTCTAATTTTACTGTTTCTCTGTGGCAGAAAGTAAGTAATCCGGCAGCAGTTGGCAATATCAGTATTACCAGCTATGGAAGTGTCAGAGATGAAAAGAAATATGAGGCAAGCTTTACAGCTCCTGATGCTCGGATACTTATAGTTGATGATAACGAGATGAACCTGGAAGTTGAAAAGAAACTCCTTGCCGGAACGCAGATAAGGGTAGATACAGCTGACAGCGGAGCAAGTGCTCTTGCTCTTACTGTTGCTACCAGATACGACATTATCTTTATGGATCATCTCATGCCTGTCATGAATGGCATTGAATGTCTGCAGGCAATCAGAAAGCAGCCTGGCGGATATAACAATCATGTTCCGGTTATAGTTCTGACAGCCAATGCGGGCAGCGAAAACAGAGCACTTTACTCATCAAGCGGTTTTGACGGATATTTGGTAAAGCCTGTATCCGGAGCACAGTTCGAAGAAATGCTCCTTGACCACCTACCTGAATCCAAGGTTGTGATCAGCAGAGCTGCTGATCTTAGTAAATCCAAGCTAAATACAGCAAAAGGCTATAACAAAAAGGTTCCGCTTATTATCACGACAAACAGTATGTGTGATCTTCCTGCGAGAACTCTAAAAGAGCTTCAGATTGATACTATTCCTTTTAAGGTACATGTTGATGGCAAAGAATACTACGATGGTCTTGAGGCGGATACTGATGAGATTGTCAGATATATGAAGGCAGGCAAAGAGTTTACGTCTGAGCCTCCAACAGTTCAGGAATTTGAACAGTTTTTTGCCAAGGAGCTTAAAAAGGCTCATCAGCTCATCTACATTTCTCTGGCACCCGGAATCAGTGAAGAGTACGAAAGAGCAAGGCAGGCTGCTAAGGCATACGGAAATGTATTTGTTTTTAATTCAGGTTTTAACTCAAGTTCTATGGGCATGCTTGCGCTTTTGGCATATAACATGTCTAATCAGGGAATGAGCCCCGGAAATATAATAAATGAGCTTTCCAAATATAAAGATAAGGTCAGATGCAGCTTTGTAGCTAGTGACCCTATGGTTTTGCTTAAGAGGGGAATTATAGGAAAAAGACTTTGTGAGCTTATGGTCTCAATTGGCCTTAGGCCTTTTGTAGTAGTTAAAAATGATACCTTCAAGGTGGATAAGCTCCTTATAGGAAATAAGAAAAAGAGCTATGACAGGTATATTAATTATGCAGTTCCAAGAAGATCTGATCATGACCTTGATGTGGCTATAGTCACATATTCTGATGTTTCTGAGGATGTACTTGCAAGGATAAGAGAACGTATTTTAGCTAATGCGCCTTTTAAGAATATTATTTTCCAGAAGGCATCCGCGGCTCTTTCTGTAAGCTGTGGTCCCGGTGCCTTCGGAATAATGTATATGGAAAAAACAGATCATCCCTATAACCTTGAAAAGCTATTGGTTTTCCCTGAAATTGAAGAAAATAAGCCTCTGTCAAAGGCAGGAAATGCTGCTTATGGTATTGACCTGGAGGATGATAAGGATTTATCAGCGGACGAAAAATGGTATGACAGGATTGAAGGAATAGATTCCAAGGTTGCCCTTGAAAACAGCGGTTCTGAGGAGTCTTTTAAGAGTGTTCTTAAGATCTTTTTGGATTCTATTGACAATAAGGCAGGAGAGATTACCGGATTCTACAATGCTGAGGATTATGAGAATTATACGATAAAAGTTCATGCCCTTAAGAGCTCTGCAAGACTTATTGGAGCTATTGGATTATCCCAAAAAGCAGAAGCTCTTGAAATGGCCGGGAAAGAAGGAAATATAGAATATATAAGGAAGCATAATGATGAAGCCATAGATGAGCTTTTGAGTTATAAAGACAGCCTCTCTGCCTTGTTTGAGGATGAGGACAAAAAGACCATGGAAAAAACAGGTGGGTCAGACAAATCAGATAAAGAAGAAAAAGAGAGTGGTAGCAAGCCTAAAGCAGTTGATTATAACGATTTTTTGATAAAGAGTATGTATGAAGCGTTGACCGAAGGCATTAAGCAGAAAAACGAAGGCTACATCAGTAATCTTTTTAAAGAAATGGAAGACTATGATCTTGGGGAACACAAGGATAGATTTGGCAGGCTTCGTGAACTTTTTGAAGTAAAAGACTATGACGGAATGCAAAAAATATTGCAGGAAGTTAAGTGA
- the fusA gene encoding elongation factor G translates to MNVYTTDKIRNVVLLGHGGAGKTSLSEAMAYLAGITSRMGKVEDGNTLSDFDKEEQKRHISISTSTIPLEWDGHKINLLDTPGFFDFVGEVEEAMSVADAAIIVVSGKAGIEVGTERAWELCEKYKLPRMVFVADMDIDDVSYRQVVQDMTDKYGKKMAPFNLPIRENEKFVGYVNVIQEKGFRWEGKEVVECEVPEYNQANLKLCRDTLIESVAETSEEFMDRYFNGDTFSEAEIRAAVRSNVCDGTIVPIEMGSSTLCQGIYTLLDDIVKYMPSPENRKMAGINTSTNEIFEADFDFSKPKTAFVFKTMIDPFIGKYSLIKVRSGVIKPDDVMYIANKETEVKIGKLYVLQGNKATEVPELHAGDLGALQKLDISTGDTLSTKANPVQYAKMDISTPYTYMRYHAQNKSDIDKIAQSLAKLAAEDQTLKVVNDAENRQTLLYGMGDMHLEVIQSKLLNVYKVAIDLTKPKVAFRETIRKNSDVEYKYKKQTGGHGQYGHVKMRFAPLGDVTKSYEFDQEVVGGAVPKNFFPAVEKGIAESVLRGPLAAYPVVGVKATLYDGSYHPVDSSEMAFKVAASNAFKKGFMDATPVLLEPIVSLKVTVPDTYTGDVMGDLNKRRGRVLGMNPSLTGKQVIEAEVPMMELFGYCTQLRSMTGGSGDFEYEFNRYEQAPSDVQAKEVEARADKVAAANSEE, encoded by the coding sequence ATGAACGTTTATACGACTGACAAAATTAGAAACGTAGTGCTGCTGGGCCATGGCGGAGCAGGTAAGACAAGTCTCTCTGAGGCAATGGCTTATTTAGCAGGTATTACATCAAGAATGGGAAAAGTTGAAGATGGAAATACTCTTAGCGATTTCGATAAAGAAGAGCAGAAGAGACATATTTCAATCAGCACATCAACTATTCCGCTTGAATGGGATGGACACAAGATAAACCTTCTTGATACTCCCGGTTTCTTTGATTTTGTCGGTGAAGTTGAGGAAGCTATGAGTGTTGCTGATGCAGCAATCATTGTTGTATCAGGTAAGGCAGGTATCGAAGTTGGTACCGAGAGAGCATGGGAATTATGTGAGAAATACAAACTGCCGCGAATGGTATTTGTTGCAGACATGGATATAGACGATGTTTCCTATAGACAGGTTGTGCAGGATATGACTGATAAATATGGCAAGAAGATGGCGCCATTTAACCTTCCTATCCGTGAAAACGAGAAATTTGTCGGTTATGTCAACGTTATTCAGGAAAAGGGCTTTAGATGGGAAGGCAAAGAGGTTGTTGAGTGTGAAGTTCCTGAGTACAACCAGGCTAACTTAAAGCTTTGCAGAGACACTCTTATAGAGTCTGTAGCTGAGACCTCTGAAGAGTTCATGGACAGATATTTTAACGGAGATACCTTCTCAGAGGCAGAAATCAGAGCTGCTGTACGTTCTAACGTATGTGACGGAACTATTGTACCTATCGAGATGGGTTCAAGTACTCTTTGTCAGGGTATTTATACACTTCTTGATGATATCGTCAAGTATATGCCTAGCCCTGAGAACCGCAAGATGGCCGGTATCAATACAAGTACTAACGAGATTTTTGAAGCTGACTTTGACTTCTCCAAGCCAAAGACTGCTTTTGTATTTAAAACTATGATCGATCCATTTATCGGTAAGTATTCACTTATCAAGGTTAGATCAGGTGTCATCAAACCCGATGATGTTATGTATATTGCCAATAAGGAAACTGAGGTTAAAATCGGCAAGCTCTATGTTCTTCAGGGTAATAAGGCGACAGAGGTGCCTGAGCTTCACGCCGGTGATCTTGGAGCTCTGCAGAAGCTTGATATCTCCACAGGAGATACTCTTTCAACCAAGGCTAACCCTGTTCAGTATGCTAAGATGGATATCTCTACACCATATACATATATGAGATATCATGCACAGAATAAGAGCGATATCGACAAGATCGCTCAGTCTCTTGCCAAGCTTGCTGCTGAAGATCAGACACTTAAGGTTGTCAATGATGCTGAGAACCGCCAGACACTCCTGTATGGAATGGGCGATATGCATCTTGAAGTTATTCAGAGTAAGCTTCTCAATGTATATAAGGTTGCTATTGATCTAACCAAGCCTAAGGTTGCATTTAGAGAAACTATTCGTAAGAATTCGGATGTTGAGTACAAGTACAAGAAGCAGACAGGCGGACATGGACAGTATGGACATGTTAAGATGCGTTTTGCTCCTCTTGGTGATGTTACCAAGTCCTATGAATTTGATCAGGAAGTTGTAGGCGGAGCAGTTCCCAAGAACTTCTTCCCTGCAGTAGAAAAAGGTATTGCTGAATCGGTCCTTAGAGGACCTCTTGCAGCTTATCCTGTAGTAGGTGTTAAGGCTACTCTTTATGATGGTTCTTACCACCCTGTAGATTCATCTGAAATGGCCTTCAAGGTAGCTGCATCTAATGCATTTAAGAAAGGCTTTATGGATGCAACTCCTGTTCTTCTTGAACCAATTGTATCCCTCAAGGTTACTGTTCCGGATACCTACACCGGTGACGTAATGGGAGATCTTAACAAGAGAAGAGGGCGTGTACTTGGAATGAATCCTTCACTTACCGGCAAACAGGTTATCGAAGCTGAGGTTCCTATGATGGAGCTCTTTGGATATTGTACACAGCTTCGTTCCATGACAGGTGGAAGCGGTGATTTTGAGTATGAATTCAACAGATATGAGCAGGCTCCTTCAGACGTTCAGGCCAAAGAAGTAGAGGCAAGAGCAGATAAGGTTGCAGCCGCAAATTCAGAAGAATAA
- a CDS encoding EAL domain-containing protein produces the protein MDENMFISYNYIGEIAGLIMAGLILMLFLYTKPKKTYVFKYIFGGIIISIAAILIQISIVHVANNPDLYFNRYLFMGQLLIFLILYNGILYCIFSYVNMMSIVRRAQRKEFIMMYALLSVVYIAGVIIEIAARHFYSFEVDGIDISHFVKYYSGAGIVCAVICFNATLSNRLNVARVIWHAVIVCVPIEICFLLFQMLSIDRFHSIFMAMSYVPVFALGYVLFHSNPYDDLTGSQNEYGLMSYVDKYIGKRKFYVSYIDLKYPNVESFGNNVDDIFMKAVSICRAVEAIKPRVTLFRVAENRFIAVIRVDDYQKFLSVINNIRGVLDGARADMSVPINYVMISGEAYPELETSTKCRQYFQYISRRFKNQNSSHFYVTKPSDFDEFIEEYDIAVTLEDIRNRLDLDDERVVVYAQPIYSVETGNFKAAEALTRLRLGEKLISPDRFIPIAEESGTIHAITCIVLNKVCKAIVEFDEFYDFDAISINVSSREISHKNAYYDLMEIIERYDFNVSRIRFEITESAMFENYEMANENMNSLTKAGIHFYLDDFGTGYSSFERVMNCPVKTIKFDKTLLYKSIDDERMDDIMTYMIEVFKKNGFITLVEGVEDEAQSQYSMERGFDYIQGYLYAKPEPLEEMKKYFDRKNKF, from the coding sequence ATGGATGAGAATATGTTTATTTCATATAACTATATAGGTGAGATTGCGGGCCTCATTATGGCAGGCCTTATCTTGATGCTGTTTTTGTACACCAAGCCCAAGAAGACATATGTTTTTAAGTATATTTTTGGGGGAATAATTATTTCTATTGCTGCAATACTGATCCAGATTTCTATAGTTCATGTAGCAAATAATCCTGACCTGTATTTTAATCGCTATCTTTTTATGGGACAGCTTCTGATATTCCTGATCTTATATAATGGAATACTGTACTGCATCTTTTCATATGTGAATATGATGTCGATCGTCAGGAGAGCGCAGCGTAAAGAGTTTATCATGATGTATGCGCTTTTATCAGTGGTGTATATTGCTGGCGTGATAATCGAGATTGCAGCCAGACACTTTTATTCATTTGAGGTTGATGGAATCGATATATCGCATTTTGTTAAGTACTATAGCGGAGCAGGTATTGTTTGCGCAGTCATTTGCTTTAATGCAACTCTCAGCAACAGATTAAATGTTGCAAGGGTCATATGGCATGCAGTAATCGTCTGTGTTCCTATAGAAATATGTTTTTTACTGTTCCAAATGCTGTCGATTGACAGATTTCATTCTATATTTATGGCAATGAGTTATGTGCCTGTATTTGCTCTCGGATATGTCCTGTTCCATTCAAATCCGTATGATGACCTGACCGGAAGCCAAAATGAATATGGTCTTATGTCTTATGTGGACAAATACATAGGAAAAAGAAAATTCTATGTTAGCTATATTGATCTAAAATATCCTAATGTAGAAAGCTTTGGAAATAATGTCGATGATATATTTATGAAAGCTGTTTCTATATGCAGAGCAGTGGAAGCTATAAAGCCAAGGGTTACTCTGTTCAGGGTAGCGGAGAACAGATTTATAGCTGTTATCAGAGTAGATGACTACCAGAAATTCTTAAGTGTCATCAACAATATTAGAGGTGTTCTTGACGGTGCCAGGGCAGATATGAGCGTCCCTATCAACTATGTCATGATTTCAGGAGAAGCCTATCCGGAACTTGAGACATCCACCAAATGCAGACAGTACTTCCAATACATTTCCAGACGCTTCAAAAATCAGAACAGCAGCCATTTCTATGTTACAAAACCTAGTGACTTTGATGAGTTTATTGAAGAATATGATATTGCTGTCACTCTAGAAGATATACGTAACAGACTAGATCTCGACGATGAAAGGGTTGTAGTGTATGCCCAGCCTATATACAGCGTAGAAACCGGAAATTTCAAGGCGGCGGAGGCTCTTACAAGACTTAGGCTTGGAGAGAAGCTTATTAGTCCTGACAGATTTATACCTATAGCAGAAGAAAGCGGAACAATCCATGCTATCACCTGTATAGTTCTCAATAAGGTGTGCAAAGCCATAGTTGAGTTTGATGAGTTTTATGATTTTGATGCTATTTCCATAAATGTTTCTTCAAGAGAAATTTCTCACAAGAACGCTTATTATGACCTTATGGAAATCATTGAAAGATATGATTTTAATGTATCCAGGATCAGATTTGAGATAACAGAATCTGCAATGTTTGAGAACTATGAAATGGCTAACGAGAATATGAATTCTCTTACCAAGGCAGGAATTCATTTTTATCTGGATGATTTTGGAACGGGATATTCTTCATTTGAAAGAGTAATGAATTGCCCTGTAAAGACTATCAAGTTTGATAAGACATTATTATATAAGTCGATTGATGATGAGAGAATGGATGATATCATGACTTATATGATAGAGGTATTTAAGAAAAATGGTTTCATTACCCTGGTAGAAGGTGTTGAGGATGAGGCTCAAAGCCAGTATTCGATGGAGAGGGGCTTTGACTATATTCAAGGGTATCTATACGCTAAGCCTGAACCTCTTGAAGAAATGAAGAAGTATTTTGACAGGAAAAACAAATTCTAA